The Prionailurus bengalensis isolate Pbe53 chromosome B1, Fcat_Pben_1.1_paternal_pri, whole genome shotgun sequence genomic interval ttttttcaaaaaacagtattctgataaatttcattttgcaGAGTTACAAGAATAAATCATAATGTAAATGCTACTGTATCCCATTTCATTTCAGTGTTTCAGTCATCTAGTTTTACTACAGTTCAAAAACTATCCTAGGAATGAAAAATCCTAGCAGCCTTCAAATGAGTCCTCAATGGCAAAAGAACTTGGAGACTTTTCCAACAGACAATATACTTTGTAATGGTACTTTGTACTTCCAGCTCCTTTATTCACGATGAATTTTAACTTTCCCAATGCATCTTAAAGTGAGTAAAGCTGTGCTTAATGAAACCTATAGAAAAACCATGTTTCTGCAAGCTGATCAGAAATTACTAGATTTTCAAATCatccattaaaacatttaatcttagtaagaaaaacttttatatttacaggtttaaaaagaatatatacagcaTTAACAACTTGAGAGTTTCTTCCCTGAAATATACTTTTCATTAAGGAATGCCTATGAAAAATATCATCttgaaaaatgggggaaaagcTTAAATCTTCATTTCCAGCACTTTTAATTACCAAAAAGCCGCTTACCGTGGTATCTGAAGCCTCAGACTGCACATCTATGTTTAGCGATGTGCTCTCAGCTACAGAACCAGATCCCACAGCTGAATCTATAGTCCGAACAtcctcctcctcattttctcTAGCCTGAAATATTTTAGTGGTATAAATCATACAACTATTAAAAAGGGCAATAAAATGTTATAACGGATGGCatgattttttgaaaacatattaaCTCCTCTGGGGTAGAGTCAGAATGCCATCAGCATATGTACACTAACATACCACAAAAATAACTCAATACGTTATTTAAAAGGTACAAAACTTACAAGGATTTTTTGGAGaaatttcatatatgacttttcttgttctttaagGTGATCTATTAGATGAGTAAGGCGCTCAACATTAGcagatctttcatttttctctacaaGATCTTCCCGCATGGAACTAGCTTTAGTAATATAATCACGAATCTGAACAAGCCTGCTTACAATCTGCAGGGAAAACATTTGgaggtaaaaaataaacaaataaaataaacaaaaaggcatGAAAATAAACAGTATGTAAAACTGACCATAAATTATTCCACaccaacaattctacacatttcttatttcaaatacAATAACCAAAGATACTTCTAGCTTTATCATTTGAATTCATACATGCAAAAGATCTGAATCAAATTTAGAATTTAATCAAAACATAACTGGCAATACTAACAACTCTAATTATTGGGAattaaagattttcaaaatttgttttcatttacattactTGAAAAAATTTACTTCCAGAACTGGATGGCTTTAAACCATTACTAACGTaaattttttctaacgtttatatAATATTTCCTTAGCAGTATTCTAAATACTTCTGAAAgtagttttcaaaagaaatatatcaccatttaaaaaaattcttactatCATCTATTAATCACATTGTTTCAAACTCCCCTTTACCAAAATTTGGCAACACAGCCTCTGGTGGATAAACAGAAGCCCTAATTTACCTAGATATGGCACTTCTACAATCATTATGGGTAAAAAGAAGTTTACACTAAATTGAATAAATCTGAAAGATTAATGAGGAGAATCACACAAGTACCCAACTAAAATTCCTATGTGCATAACTCAGTAAAACTGAATCTTACTATTTCTACTTTGAAGttcatgaaaacaaagcaaaagaaacattttaccaCCTGGCTGCTCTCCATTGCAGGCTCTCCTCTTCCATCTTCTTCAGAGACTTGACAGTTTTGCAAAAGGTCATTACTTAAAGCGGAGGCAAACAACTCTTTACATTGTGCTGATCCAATCACTTCTCTCTTTGGAGGACTTACAGCAGCCTCTTTACTCTTGTTAGTATTAATCTGCATCGGCAAAAAGTTGAAGGGCTTTCGGTTTTCACCAAGCTGACGTTTGTTGTTGGCAGCTGTTGCTCTACCTTGAGAATCACTTCCAATGCTTCTCTacgtatgaaaaagaaaacaaaccccacaaacgttaatttttcaataaaattttttttcaaaaaactccAATGTTCTTAGTCAATTTCACCATCAGCTATTGATTCAGGAAGTATAGTTAAATATACTACTTTTGTACTAAGACACAGAAGAGATTCAAATCTACAAAATTCTTTtactaaaatatcaaaatttgatTAACTTGTCTTATTCCTCATTTTCTCAGACATAATTCAACTGATGAATATGAGCAGGATTAGTCTAGATGAAGTACTAGGACCACACACCATATTTATAACTCACATTGCTAATCAAACTTATTCACAGATTTTGTATGGGCTTTGGACCCAATGACTAAATCTTAATATAAACATCACCACAAAGATATGTTTAGATGAAGCACTGTCTGAAAAAGTACTCAGCTCAGTGCCTGCTAAATAGCAAATGTTCAAAAATTAGTATATAGATGACTAAATGATATGggatcaccaccaccatcaacccAGACTTGAATGTACCTTTATGTGTATTTGGTAAACTGTTGGTTTCTCTAAAGTACAGATGTGACCATAAAATGTTTGTCAAGAGTtcattatcatttccatttgcttttagCTCCAAATTTCATTTCAGTAATTATAAGACCAACTacagctttattttaaatttgaggtAATGTAGAACATTCCCTTATGCAGTGATAAATTGGATCTTCCCTTTTGCCATCTTATTCAGTTACTAACATGCAAAATTTAGTTCCAGAATGAAATTATTCACATTAGTCACAGAGTATACATAATAAAGTCACAAAAGACTTGTCCTTAGCAAGTTTAGAAATAAAGTCTTTGTTGCCCTCCAAAGAACCTAATACCAACACCACtaattaaaattctttccatatacacagaaactaagaaaaaagaaaccgtTCACTTCTGACTCTTAAGCTATTTAACTCATTCTAAAAATTTCTCATCATTataactggatttttaaaataattcacaaacCTGATCTAAATCACTGAAGTTTATCCGCTGTTTGAGTTTCTCTAGTTCTGCCTGCTCTGGAACAGACATCTGAGTCACATATCTACTATGTGGAAACGTATGTGGAGTCTTTGTTCTTCGCCTTCCAACTCCTGGTGATGACTCCGGAGAAATATCATTAGTTACCCTTTTATCACTTTCTACACCaaactttttcttattcttttctgatGATCTATTTGCTTTCTTCTGTTGGCCACCCCaatcctttaaaaaagtaaaggcaAAAGTTAATCTGGCCTCTATCAAACCAGGAAATTAATCTGATATGCTTAAAAAATTGGGGTCAGtcttaaagttaaaaatgacaaaacatttttcacataaaCATACAGACTTAAGAGACCTTATTTATTTCTACTAATGCATTTTCTATTACATCTAGCCTAAGTTTCACAGATGGTCCTTCAGAAAAGAGATCACTTTCCTATCATAGATCTTTAACAAACATAAATCCCCAAACTCTAGTCAGTCTGGATActttcaaaaccatttttaaaaactggttccCTACTATTTATAAATTGGATAGTATAATAAATTATAGATACCTTTACTGACCTCCTTTAAAATCAATGTGTATGATGAGAAAACAGATCTGGAATCCACCTGGATTCTAAAGTAattattgttggggcacctgagtggctcagtcagctaagcatccaacttacgATGtcgccccaggtcatgatctcacggttcgtgaattcgagccccgcatcgggctccatgctaacagcacagaacctgcttgggattctctctctccttctctttctgcccctcccctgtttgcaagctctctccctctctcaaaatgaatacataaacttacaaataaataagtaattaccATTATCTGAAGAAAAGCTCCACTGTATGACCCTAAGCAATTTAACTTCCCATAGTCTCGGTTTCCTAATTTCTAAAATAGCGTCACCTTTAATACATGATTAAAAACAACATTCATAAAACATCTAGCACAGTGGCTAGCATATAGTAAGCAATAAACGTAACTACTGTTATGTTTTACAGGCAACAATGCACTACATGATAAGGCCTGACGTGAAATGACAAACATGATTCATATTTtaatgggaaaacatttttatttacttagttatACCAACATAACCTAAGTCATTCAACAAAAAGGTCTATAAATTCCTACCTTAGCCATACTGGAAGAACTGTCTAGTTTTACTACGGTAAACCCTTACGGGATATTCTCCTCATTTATAACACAACTCCCTTCTCTATGAACTGTCTCTCCACCCCAATCAATCCATGTGTGGGTGTTCTTGCCAACCTGTTGTTCTACTTACCCTACCCCTTCCTGGCCACAGATGACTGGAAAAGAGATGTATATCTAATCCAAATTGGGATgatcatactttaaaaatttcaaattggaACTAAAAGATAACTAGTCAGTATATAATTGTAGCCATAAATGAAACTTTTGAATGAAGGGGCAACCACAGTACACATGAaccacagaagagagaaaaaccgGTCTGCGAAAAGAAAGTTGTGTTAAACAAAGGAATTCAGAAGCAAATAGTCAGGGTAGTGAAAAAGCAATTCTTGACAACTTTCTAGTTCCTTTTTCTAGTCTCTTCCTAAAACCCAGCTATAGacctctaatttttttaactggtTTTCCATAGAACATCTTTAAAAccttataataaattaatatctgTTAACTATAAACAAAAACGTCTTCAACTAATATAACAAATAGCCCAGGGTCATTTAATGTCTTGGCCAGCAAGACAAAACTGTGTTTACAAAGAGTCTCAGTGAGTTTGATTTGGCTAAGGCAGGGGAAAGCTGAATTTTAACACTGGTAGTTAACGACACACCACTGATCAGAAGTTATCATACCATATTGTTAAGTCGGTCATCAACACCT includes:
- the PCM1 gene encoding pericentriolar material 1 protein isoform X28 — its product is MATGGGPFEEGMNDQEIANWSTEGVDDRLNNMDWGGQQKKANRSSEKNKKKFGVESDKRVTNDISPESSPGVGRRRTKTPHTFPHSRYVTQMSVPEQAELEKLKQRINFSDLDQRSIGSDSQGRATAANNKRQLGENRKPFNFLPMQINTNKSKEAAVSPPKREVIGSAQCKELFASALSNDLLQNCQVSEEDGRGEPAMESSQIVSRLVQIRDYITKASSMREDLVEKNERSANVERLTHLIDHLKEQEKSYMKFLQKILARENEEEDVRTIDSAVGSGSVAESTSLNIDVQSEASDTTARDPQQEPMEEIENLKKQHDLLKRMLQQQEQLRALQGRQAALLALQHKAEQAIAVMDDSVVTETAGSLSGVSITSELNEELNDLIQRFHNQLRDSQPPTVPDNRRQAESLSLTREVSQSRNPSVSEHLPDEKVQLFSKMRVLQEKKQKMDKLLGELHTLRDQHLNNSSFVPSSASPQRSVDQRSTAVAPSAPTGLAPVSGEASSLTSSVPYPVASLAAQNESENEGHLNPTEKLQ